Within Myxococcales bacterium, the genomic segment GCCGCCGAGAGCGAGACGTAAAGCAGGTCGAGTTCGCTGTCGAGGCAGGCCCGGATCGCCTCGTCGTCGAGCCGGTAACCGCCGGTGAACAGCGTGACGGCCAACCCGCGCTCTTTCAGGGCGCGGATCATCTCGCCGAAGCGCGGATGCGCCAGCGGATCGCCCTTGCCCGACAGCACCACGTCTTCCCGCGCCTCGAGCCGCGCCAGGTCGTCGGCCAGCGAGAGAAACATCGGCCAGGGCATCTCGGCGTCGCGGTCGGCGTCGGTCAACCGGTACGGATCGTCGCGCGCCGCTGCCAGCGGGCTGTGAAACCAGCAATAAACGCAGTCGGCCGCGCAACGGTTGGTGACGTCCAGATGAAAAGTGCGCGGGCCGATGAACGCCCTGCCCGTCAACGCGCCCAGGGCGCGGAGCAGTTCGGCCTCGTTGTCCGGCGACGCGGCCGCCGCGACGCGCTCGATGACGCGCCGCCACCGCTCGTCCCGCCAATCGAGCCGCACGTTCGCCCGCGCCGCCCGGGCGGCAATTTGCGCCAACCGTTGCGGCCAGCGCTCCGCCAGCGTGGCCAGCGGCCGCGCCTCCAGCCGCGCGGCGTCCGGATCGAGGTCGCGCCCCGTCGTTTCGCGCAGCAGACCAAACAGGCGATCCAACCGCGCCACGTTGGCGATCGTCACCGGCACGCGGATCGCGGCCTCCGGCGGCAGGCGGCGCAGCCGGTCGAGCGTTTCTTCCCAGGGCATGGCCTCCGGGCCGAGCGCATGCACGATCGCGTTGTCGCCGTGTAGCGTCAGCGCCATGTCGCCGCCGGCTTCCATCGTCGTTTGGGCGAAATAAATCACCTCCAACCGCTCCAGCGAGGCGTTTTCGCGCGCCGCCGCGGCCAACGCGTCCAACAACCGGTTATCCGCGGGCGACAGGCCGTCGAGCCATTGCTTGACGCCCTGGTTATGGCCGAGGTTGTCGCAGATGCGGAAACAACCGGGCAGCGCGAAATCGATGTCGTGACCGATTTGCCGCAGCCAGGGATCGTCCGCCTCGATCCGCCGGGTATGCGCGCGAAATTGCCGCTGGGCCTCGCCGCGCCAGACCGCCGCGAAGTCGTCGCGCCGCAAATCGCCGGCCGGCACGCGGTGCGCTTTCAGGCAAGAGTGAACCTGGCCGACCGTCGTCACGCGGCTGAAAAACCAGCCGGCCGCGCAGGGCAGTGCAGCCACGACACCGTTGTCGAAGGCGCCCTTGTGGGCATCGACGTTTTGCAGGCGGCGCAGGAACAGGTCGCGTTGCACCCGGGGCGGCCCGGCGGGCAGATTTTGCGCCAGTTCCACCGCGCGGGCGATTTGCCCGCGGTCGAGCGTGAATCTCTCGGTGCGGCGCGGGATCGGATCGAAGACCGCGAATTCCACCTCGTCGGCTCCCACCTCGCGGCCGTGCGCGACCATCGCCGGTAGTTCCTCGAAGTTGAGCGCGTTGATCACCTCGTACAGCTTCACGTGCGGCGTCGCCGTGCCCAGTTCCCGTTTGCGATCCGCCAGCCGGCGCAGCAGGCGCGTCAGATGCCGGAACGCCGCCTCGGTCTTGTTCGGATGCAGGCGCGCGTAAGTCGCGGCCGTGCCCGCCCAGACCGACACGAACAGCCGGTCGAGCCCGGCGGCGAGCAGCCGTTCGACGAGCGCCTCGTCGGCCAGCGT encodes:
- a CDS encoding radical SAM protein, which encodes MLDLDTALRLAGMRLGDRALIGPETVQLDLTDDCTNNCLGCWARSPLLKDEDHYDTLEKGALDLAFVRRLLPQLRALRVRELFLGGGGDPLCHPDVVEVIREARRHDLTVTLNTNFTLADEALVERLLAAGLDRLFVSVWAGTAATYARLHPNKTEAAFRHLTRLLRRLADRKRELGTATPHVKLYEVINALNFEELPAMVAHGREVGADEVEFAVFDPIPRRTERFTLDRGQIARAVELAQNLPAGPPRVQRDLFLRRLQNVDAHKGAFDNGVVAALPCAAGWFFSRVTTVGQVHSCLKAHRVPAGDLRRDDFAAVWRGEAQRQFRAHTRRIEADDPWLRQIGHDIDFALPGCFRICDNLGHNQGVKQWLDGLSPADNRLLDALAAAARENASLERLEVIYFAQTTMEAGGDMALTLHGDNAIVHALGPEAMPWEETLDRLRRLPPEAAIRVPVTIANVARLDRLFGLLRETTGRDLDPDAARLEARPLATLAERWPQRLAQIAARAARANVRLDWRDERWRRVIERVAAAASPDNEAELLRALGALTGRAFIGPRTFHLDVTNRCAADCVYCWFHSPLAAARDDPYRLTDADRDAEMPWPMFLSLADDLARLEAREDVVLSGKGDPLAHPRFGEMIRALKERGLAVTLFTGGYRLDDEAIRACLDSELDLLYVSLSAANEATFARLHQRPPAGMFDRITGAVARLVERRRAAGRDKPRVVLVDVLTARNDGEVADFARLAARLGVDHLRYQLAAIESYNAELAIPPERLARLPDALAEAKRLAAAAGVTVVENIDLQTGAAAADWTGDRYLREGCLAGFVFGRAWADGTVSFCCAPRPVGNLRDRSFADWWQSDEYDRLRLAARELGRYPGQPLADGRPLWTDLCRRCPNYEGIERLRGVLRRLDSPESD